From Halostagnicola kamekurae, the proteins below share one genomic window:
- a CDS encoding Cdc6/Cdc18 family protein, with translation MSSSGDDLFTRDDHIFENKELLEINHLPEEGRIVGRDDEIADLANAVNPAIFGQSPSNLLIYGKTGTGKSLCAKHISERLVRVAKEEGVTAEFAYVDCAQDNTETQAVQTIAYSMNNSEATDIKIPDKGLSTSTYYKRLWQVLDSQYGVVLIILDEVDKLDDDDILMQLSRAGEAGKLTDCKIGVIGISNKIKYKDRMDERVKSSLCEREFVFPPYDANQLRDIMQARSDAFKDGVLEPSVIPRAAALAAREHGDARKAIDILRYAGEIAQSNSSETVREEFVVQARERAETDRFRELIRGSTPHSRYVLQALAVLSLNETDEDGFRTTRIFDVYEEICRQEGSDTLSLRRVRDLLKEHAFLDIIEQSRQSGGSAEGSYTEHQLLEDPDVVQKVLVETVESE, from the coding sequence ATGTCGAGTTCCGGTGACGATCTCTTTACGAGAGACGACCACATATTCGAGAACAAAGAACTCCTCGAGATCAACCATCTGCCAGAGGAAGGCCGTATCGTCGGTCGAGACGACGAAATTGCGGACCTCGCGAACGCCGTCAACCCCGCTATCTTCGGACAAAGCCCCAGCAATCTATTGATATACGGAAAAACGGGTACCGGGAAATCGCTCTGTGCCAAACATATCTCCGAACGACTCGTGCGGGTCGCCAAAGAGGAGGGTGTCACCGCGGAGTTCGCCTACGTCGACTGCGCACAGGACAACACGGAAACGCAGGCCGTCCAGACGATCGCCTATTCGATGAACAACTCGGAGGCGACCGACATCAAAATCCCGGACAAAGGGTTGAGCACGTCGACGTACTACAAGCGTCTCTGGCAGGTTCTCGACTCCCAGTATGGCGTCGTTCTCATCATCCTGGACGAAGTCGACAAACTCGACGACGACGACATTCTAATGCAACTTTCGCGCGCGGGCGAAGCCGGGAAGCTGACGGACTGCAAGATTGGTGTCATCGGCATCAGCAACAAGATCAAGTACAAGGATCGAATGGACGAACGCGTCAAATCGTCGCTGTGTGAGCGCGAGTTCGTCTTTCCGCCCTACGATGCGAACCAGCTACGAGATATCATGCAGGCCCGGAGCGACGCCTTCAAAGACGGCGTGCTCGAGCCCTCCGTCATTCCGCGTGCGGCGGCCCTTGCCGCCAGAGAGCACGGAGACGCCAGGAAAGCGATCGACATTCTCCGGTACGCGGGTGAGATCGCCCAGTCGAACTCGAGCGAAACCGTTCGCGAGGAGTTCGTGGTGCAGGCCCGTGAGCGGGCCGAAACCGATCGGTTCCGCGAGCTCATCCGCGGGTCGACCCCACACTCGCGGTACGTTCTGCAGGCGCTTGCGGTACTTTCGTTGAACGAAACGGACGAAGACGGTTTCCGGACGACCCGAATTTTCGACGTCTACGAGGAGATCTGCCGGCAGGAGGGATCGGACACGCTCTCGTTGCGGCGGGTCAGGGACCTGCTGAAAGAACACGCGTTCCTCGATATCATCGAGCAGTCCCGACAGAGCGGGGGTAGCGCCGAGGGAAGTTATACGGAACACCAGTTGCTCGAGGATCCGGACGTAGTACAGAAGGTCCTCGTCGAAACCGTCGAATCCGAGTAA
- a CDS encoding alpha,alpha-trehalose-phosphate synthase (UDP-forming), translating into MRNLEKRGRSIGRRSVSTTNRIDSDYRSGGRTDRDTQLPSLSSVCPESLIVVSNRQPYRHEFAEEIDEPDESGVESVSDGEEDATDASDRQITVDEPTGGLTAGLDPVLRRSNGTWIAWGDGDADEAVVDENDCVRVPPDEGEYTLRRLWFSEQAVDSYYYGFSNRVLWPLCHGFEQLIDDRPGDLEWYRRINDRFATAVSRHASEESVVWLQDYHLGFAPRLIRDRVPDSVTVAHFWHIPWPSPETFDHCPIGSELLDGLLGNDLLGFHVDQYADTFLECVDVFLPSATVDRSTRTIRYDGNETRVVATPMGVDASSYATMSRETDSSNWESICDEYGIPQSNAVGLGVDRLDYTKGIPQRLAAVETFFERNPQWRGSFTFVQKATPSRTTIPAYQQLGSAVRQQVERINVRFGTDEWQPIVYTEDILPQEDLCALYRNADVMLVSPVCDGMNLVAQEYLAASVDELGALLLSNRVGAHEMLGSHAFSIAPNRTDQFTETLERVLTTARGEKRRRMSVLRERVFDADLDSWMRDQFAQMQRVRDGADTLDELTNEHQSPV; encoded by the coding sequence ATGCGAAATCTCGAGAAGCGAGGGCGATCGATCGGGCGACGAAGTGTCTCTACTACCAACCGAATCGACTCGGACTATCGGTCCGGTGGACGGACCGACCGCGATACGCAGCTGCCGTCTCTTTCGAGCGTGTGTCCCGAATCGCTGATCGTGGTTTCGAACCGCCAGCCCTATCGCCACGAGTTCGCAGAGGAGATCGATGAGCCCGACGAATCCGGAGTGGAATCAGTATCGGACGGTGAGGAAGACGCTACCGATGCGTCGGACCGACAGATCACGGTCGACGAACCGACTGGCGGCCTCACTGCTGGACTGGATCCCGTCCTTCGTCGATCGAACGGGACGTGGATCGCGTGGGGCGACGGCGACGCTGACGAGGCGGTCGTCGACGAGAACGACTGCGTGCGCGTTCCGCCGGACGAGGGAGAGTACACGCTTCGACGGCTCTGGTTTTCCGAGCAAGCCGTAGATTCGTACTACTACGGATTTAGCAACCGGGTACTGTGGCCGCTCTGTCACGGGTTCGAACAGCTGATAGACGACCGGCCGGGCGATCTCGAGTGGTACCGACGGATCAACGACCGGTTCGCGACGGCAGTTTCGAGACACGCGTCCGAGGAGTCGGTCGTCTGGTTACAGGATTATCACCTCGGTTTCGCACCGCGACTCATCCGGGACCGCGTTCCCGATTCGGTGACGGTCGCTCACTTCTGGCACATCCCGTGGCCATCCCCGGAGACGTTCGACCACTGCCCGATAGGGTCCGAGTTACTCGACGGTTTGCTCGGGAACGATTTGCTGGGTTTTCACGTCGATCAGTACGCGGATACGTTCCTCGAGTGTGTCGACGTCTTCCTCCCGTCCGCGACGGTTGACCGATCTACCCGAACGATCAGGTACGACGGAAACGAGACTCGAGTCGTCGCGACGCCGATGGGCGTCGATGCGTCGTCGTACGCGACGATGTCCCGAGAGACAGATTCGAGCAACTGGGAATCGATCTGCGACGAGTACGGGATTCCCCAGTCGAACGCGGTCGGACTCGGCGTCGACCGGCTCGATTACACGAAGGGTATTCCCCAACGACTCGCCGCGGTCGAAACGTTCTTCGAACGGAATCCGCAGTGGCGGGGGTCGTTTACGTTCGTCCAGAAAGCGACGCCGTCGCGAACTACTATTCCTGCCTATCAACAACTGGGGTCTGCTGTCCGACAGCAAGTCGAACGGATCAACGTACGTTTTGGCACCGACGAGTGGCAACCGATCGTCTACACCGAAGACATCCTTCCACAGGAGGATTTGTGCGCATTGTACCGCAACGCCGACGTAATGTTGGTGAGTCCCGTCTGCGACGGGATGAATCTAGTCGCACAGGAGTATCTGGCCGCCAGCGTCGACGAACTGGGAGCGCTGCTGTTGAGCAATCGCGTCGGCGCACACGAGATGCTCGGCTCCCACGCGTTTTCGATCGCTCCCAACAGGACCGATCAGTTCACGGAAACGCTCGAGCGTGTCTTGACGACGGCGCGAGGGGAGAAGCGACGACGGATGTCGGTGCTTCGCGAGCGCGTCTTCGACGCCGATTTGGATTCGTGGATGCGAGACCAGTTCGCCCAGATGCAGCGTGTTCGAGACGGCGCTGACACTCTCGACGAACTGACGAACGAACACCAGTCGCCGGTCTAA